Proteins encoded within one genomic window of Alosa alosa isolate M-15738 ecotype Scorff River chromosome 24, AALO_Geno_1.1, whole genome shotgun sequence:
- the LOC125289887 gene encoding cornifelin homolog B-like, whose protein sequence is MAVQHQVTSVTTTYSSGSWSTGLGDCCSDMGTCCCAMWCFPCMQCQTTSQHGWCCCMPVLDPLACMAVTICLRKSIREKHGIEGSLGNDILLSCCCYPCTWCQMSRELKNRS, encoded by the exons ATGGCTGTGCAACATCAGGTAACCTCGGTGACAACCACTTACAGTTCGGGATCTTGGAGCACTGGACTTGGTGACTGCTGTTCAGACATGGGGACCT GCTGCTGTGCAATGTGGTGCTTCCCCTGCATGCAGTGCCAGACGACCTCTCAGCACGGCTGGTGTTGCTGCATGCCTGTTCTGGACCCGCTAGCCTGCATGGCCGTCACCATCTGCTTGCGCAAGTCCATCCGTGAGAAACATGGCATCGAG GGTTCGTTGGGGAATGATATCCTCCTGTCCTGCTGCTGTTACCCTTGCACGTGGTGCCAGATGTCCAGGGAGCTGAAGAACCGTTCCTAA
- the LOC125289880 gene encoding uncharacterized protein LOC125289880 yields the protein MTEMAERNGCKTIYMSAELKQANDSECRGSRDIPIPEVKPHSSHRLNYVQSHDRGLRRSFGSTDLLHNAHPHSHIALASDSADSLEGAVPLHADSSGERRRVDKPQSATNITPVSLDDLELPVAGEGISSYKRVKTGVKSLKDEEEEEEDKWVDASEIRLSPAEGREEEEDEEASPLPIIGQAGKKHQGVTTTEDSTYLQDFRSLPKSLVPSEITHCLHMLEEECRGVEKESESVKWKMEFIHSSMQCVQETLRTLLIRLVEAQSNDHLSRDATSNLFPPPPPPPIYPLHPSNTSEVGADPSHAGPHHAAHTHQHHHLHHHLPQCKAPHPVPSKTCLMDALNPGHCCQGALSADMPSCAQRAKERSATFSAITELRADVERLRVVHLEERREQKEALRVLKDFQRQVEDLISAQRAHQEGSSEPFSDQLQQLKQEVQDVANMTRQAMAVLNKLGVQLDNMDTKSEHSTKCDS from the exons atgacagagaTGGCAGAGCGCAACGGGTGCAAAACCATCTACATGTCCGCAGAACTGAAGCAGGCAAATGACAGTGAGTGCAGAGGAAGCCGAGACATCCCCATTCCAGAAGTGAAACCACACTCATCTCATCG actcAATTATGTGCAGTCTCACGACAGAGGTCTTCGTCGCTCCTTCGGGTCAACGGACCTTCTCCACAATGCCCATCCCCACTCTCACATTGCACTCGCCAGCGACTCCGCCGATAGCCTGGAGGGGGCAGTGCCGTTACACGCAG ATTCGAGTGGGGAGCGCCGCAGGGTGGACAAGCCTCAGAGCGCCACAAACATCACCCCAGTGTCCCTGGATGACCTGGAACTGCCTGTTGCAGGGGAGGGCATAAGCAGCTACAAGAGGGTCAAAACAGGGGTAAAGTCGTTaaaggatgaggaagaggaggaggaagacaagTGGGTAGATGCCTCTGAGATTAGGTTGAGTCCAGCGGAAGgccgagaggaagaggaggacgaggaagcTTCTCCCCTGCCCATCATTGGTCAGGCTGGAAAGAAACACCAAGGAGTGACCACCACTGAGGACTCCACATACCTGCAG GATTTCCGTAGTCTGCCAAAGAGCCTGGTGCCCTCTGAAATCACTCACTGCCTGCACATGCTGGAG GAGGAGTGCAGGGGAGTGGAGAAGGAGAGCGAGAGCGTGAAATGGAAGATGGAATTCATTCACAGCagcatgcagtgtgtgcag GAGACCTTGCGGACTCTCCTCATAAGATTGGTCGAAGCTCAGAGCAATGACCACCTGTCACGAGACGCTACGTCCAACCTGttcccacctccaccaccaccacccatctaCCCACTCCACCCGTCCAACACGAGCGAGGTGGGCGCTGACCCCAGCCACGCCGGGCCCCACCACGCCGCCCACactcaccaacaccaccacctccaccaccacctcccccagTGCAAGGCTCCACACCCGGTGCCCAGCAAGACCTGCCTGATGGACGCCCTCAACCCGGGCCACTGCTGCCAGGGAGCCTTGTCCGCAGACATGCCAAGCTGTGCACAGAGAGCCAAGGAGCGGTCAGCAACCTTCAGTGCCATCACTGAGCTCAG GGCAGATGTGGAGCGCCTCCGTGTGGTGCACCTGGAGGAGCGCAGAGAGCAGAAAGAGGCACTTCGCGTGCTCAAGGACTTCCAGCGGCAGGTGGAGGACCTGATCTCAGCCCAGCGTGCCCACCAGGAGGGCAGCAGCGAGCCCTTCAGTGACCAGCTGCAGCAGCTCAAGCAGGAAGTCCAAGACGTGGCCAATat GACACGCCAAGCAATGGCAGTGCTAAATAAACTGGGTGTACAGCTAGACAACATGGACACCAAGTCAGAGCACTCTACTAAGTGTGACAGTTAa